GAACGACTCGTGCCGGATCGCGGCAATCAGCGCGCTCTCGTCGACCTTGTCGGGAACAACCGCCGGTCCGCTCTCGCCACCCTTGCGGATCCCCTCACGCGTGTCGAGAAGCAGTCCCCCCTTGAGCTTTTTCTGTAGAGCCGCATCGGCTGAATGGCACGCGTAGCAATGCTCGACCAGCACGGGGCGAATCTTCGCCTCGAAGAAGTCGGTTCCCTCGTCGGTGCTGGCCACCGATGCGAATGTCACAATCCAAAATCCGAACATCGAAATCCGAAATACGAATGTGCGAAACGCACTCGCACCGGGTGTCTTCGTTTTGGTTATTGGGATTTCCGACATTTGAATTTGTTTCGGATTTGGTGCTTCGGATTTCGGATTCACTCTTCCCGCTGCCAGAGCTTGACGAGCCCTTTGTCGGCGACCGTTGCCAGACTGCGCCCATCGTTAGAAACCGCCAACGATATGACTCGCGCGTCGCCCGTCGGCAACACGAAGGTCGCTTCGCCGGTCCCGGTCGACCAACCGCGAACCAGACCGTCCGCCATCGCGGCAATCAGCTCACGACCATCTCGCGAGAAACGCAGGCAGTTCACCCTCGCGCTGTCGCTGGGCCACAAGGTTCTTTGTTCGCCGGATTCCGTGTCCAGAATCAACAGGCCGGTTGCATTTCCGTAGCCGCACAACTGGCGGCCGTCGTCGGACAACGCCAGGACGTGCAATTCCGAGCGAAATCGGTAACGAGCCAGTTCGCTGCCCGTTTCGGCATCCCAGATGACCGTCGTGCCGTTCAAGTTGCTGGCGACGGCTCGCGGGCCCTGCGATGTCGCGGCGATCGCCACGCTGCCCATTTTCATGGGGATCGACCTGACCAGCGAAATCTCCCCCGCGTCATCCACTTGCCAGATCGGCAAATGGCCCACGTCAGCATCGGTTGTCTGAGCGAACCACCGTCCGTCGCTCGAAACGGCGCAGCGTCGCAGGTTCCCGGTGGTGGTCTTCAGTTCCCTGGGCTGCGGTTCCCTGTCCTGCGGCGACGCCGCGCCGAGCGGCCAATACAAGACCTTGCCACTGTCGCCGATCGCCACAAGCGTTTCGTTGGACGGAGCAAATGCGAGGCAGTCAAACCGCGTCATCTTGGCAGCCATCTGTTGCAATTCGCCCGTGGCGACGTTCCACAGCTTGATCCGATCGGCGTCGGCCGTTGCAATTTTCGCTCCGTCGTGCGAAAAAGCGACGCGCGCCCCTGCACGCTGCAGTGTCTGGCGTAACCGCCAATCGGAGACCAGCGGTTCGGCCGCCAGCGGCTTGGCCGGCGCGGCGTCGGCGACCGCGAATTGCCCTGCGGCGACCTCCACGGTCTGGCCGTCTGACTGCCGTTCGAATTGCACCTTGCCTTCTTCCAACTCAACGCGAGAATCCGAGTCGCTGGCGTACAGCCGAAACTCCGTCCCCAGCACCGTCAGCCGCGC
Above is a window of Anatilimnocola aggregata DNA encoding:
- a CDS encoding WD40 repeat domain-containing protein, yielding MNEERLQSLIEGLLDERLSASDQEELAARLRTSAEARRLYWELVEQDALLQDVVCESAGRDLARMAANDLSVGQPLGQADIPTSKAAWPLGLWLPAGGILLALVFFLVGNFLQKPSSLRESATMGEPTATLSSLMGEVWLTDARQKSVKAASAQSFYSGDRVHVGEVSAAEVTLADGTRIVLSADSVLQFQRFDELDRTLRLERGSMEVAAAPQSPDRPLVITTEQARLTVLGTEFRLYASDSDSRVELEEGKVQFERQSDGQTVEVAAGQFAVADAAPAKPLAAEPLVSDWRLRQTLQRAGARVAFSHDGAKIATADADRIKLWNVATGELQQMAAKMTRFDCLAFAPSNETLVAIGDSGKVLYWPLGAASPQDREPQPRELKTTTGNLRRCAVSSDGRWFAQTTDADVGHLPIWQVDDAGEISLVRSIPMKMGSVAIAATSQGPRAVASNLNGTTVIWDAETGSELARYRFRSELHVLALSDDGRQLCGYGNATGLLILDTESGEQRTLWPSDSARVNCLRFSRDGRELIAAMADGLVRGWSTGTGEATFVLPTGDARVISLAVSNDGRSLATVADKGLVKLWQREE